The following is a genomic window from Hyalangium gracile.
TGTGTCATCAGGACCGAGGCCAACGGCGCTGTGTTCCTCGAGGACTGGAGCTCCCACCATGGCACGCACGTCCGTGGCCAGCAGTGGATCAAGAAGATCCCTCTCCCCTTTGGGGAGGAGATCCTCCTGGGCGATACCTGCTTGATCGTGGAGAAGGCCGACGCCTAAGTAGGTAGGCAAAAGTTCCTGACACAAGAGCCGGGAGGGGCCTACGTTGGAGGGATGCAGAAGGGACGAGGC
Proteins encoded in this region:
- a CDS encoding FHA domain-containing protein, producing the protein MAVPLTIKVFQRGELVETHRCELDLIKIGRRLDADVLVKDEKVGRVHCVIRTEANGAVFLEDWSSHHGTHVRGQQWIKKIPLPFGEEILLGDTCLIVEKADA